The Acanthochromis polyacanthus isolate Apoly-LR-REF ecotype Palm Island chromosome 16, KAUST_Apoly_ChrSc, whole genome shotgun sequence genome segment AATCGGTTTGAGTCATTTATAattgattgcagcttcttaaatgtgaatattttctccTTTGTTTCTCAAAACAGACATTGGTCATCTTGGtttttctgaaacaaaaaaaaacaacaacaaagaatagCAATCTGGTGttagaaattagatttttttaaaactattttcatgattgattaatcagtttcaaacttttttttttttaaagaaaaaggtgACTGTAGCTTCTTCACTTTGTATGTTTTCTgatttccctcctcttttgtgATAGTACACTGAAAATCTTTTGACATAAGACATTTATCATCTGGGATCTTAGGAAACACTGAgattttgtagtcattttccttttttttttattggccAAACAacatattcattcattcaaaacacaatctgtccattttttttcttttcagaaacACCTCTACATTCTGTGCCTTCACCTTcttaaatgagaacattttctgtttcctgtccCGCTCTATGACcgtaaacaaatattttttgacatttgacgGCAGCATTTGGACTTTATAgatatttttgaccatttctgGACACTTTTCAGCTCACACAGGTAATGAATTGTTCAAGAAAGTTATTGACAGattaagaaacaatgaaaaccatatcacagcaagaaaaaatgattttcatctCTATGTAAGAAGGCTGTTTATCTATTATGAAAACAGTTTCCTAGTACCACTTGTGCTAGTTTGAAACCTATATAAAACTATTTGTGcataaatgtgatttctgtCTTTCATGGACAAAATAGGGAGATCAGCTATGAGGCTCAAAAgttttaataaatgtaaatttgttTGGATTTATCAATTAGTTGACAACTATTAAATTAACTGGCAGCTATTTTGCTAACCGATCAATTAGTTGAGATAAAACTTCTAAATCATCTGattgcagctttttaaatgtggaTAGTTTCAGGTTTCTTTtatcctctgtgacagtaaactgaatgtctggtttgtaaccaaaacaagacatttgttatttaattatttgggaaacattcactttttttcatcattttctggcattttattaaacaaactACCGTAACCAATTAATCAAGGAAAAGATCAGCagattcaccaaaaaatgaGTTGCCACCCTATTTTCTGCACAGTAGTAATATTATTTGCACAATATTCTGCAATATTAGAAGATTATGCAATAGCGTGCATGCAATTTGGAAACTTAAACAGACAATTTATTCACATTTGTTGACTTTCATTTGAATTATGATCCTCACAGCacttaaaaacagcatttagcTGAGGAATTTGATATATAATGctgataaaatgtgtttaatgtcATAATTTGACTGTCGTTTCACTattattcattgaaaaaacatcTTTACTTTCCTGTGGTTGCACACATGTGCTCAGTTGGTCACACTAAAGGCGTCAAAGCGGGTTTCTAGAACGAGCTTTTAAAGCTTGTCTGGCCCAGAGACGGCAAACAATCCAGAGTGTTAGTGGGGGTGTTTAGCCGTCTCTGGAGGTATTAGCATGGGCTCAGCTACTTTCCTGCTTTCAGACACTCACAGTATGTGGCTGGGAGAAAACAGATTACACATCCCTCCCTGCTGGAGAGGCCACAACAAGATGAAATGTGGGTCGCAGTTCAGGCTCCATTTCAGCCTCTAAATCCCCAAACTTTCAAATCAGCAACGCAAAAATAGACTGAAACCACAGTGGGTAATGCAACTTAAGTCCTGTAATATTTATGTGAAGTTTACACCTGATTTAACATCCAAGAACTGTGTTGGTATTTGCAGCAAAACCTTAAAGAGAAACTAAACCTTGAGCTCTATGCCAATACAAAAGACTGTCTTAATTATGACCAGTCTGGTCTATTAATCGACTAAATAACAGCCTTGCAACTTTAAATATTCTCAGCCATAGCTCTACTAAATCTGTTGCAACAGTATTTATGCACCTGCCATAGCAGTTAGAACCAGACGTCCTCTTTATTGGATGTTCTTCACCTGGCGATCTTCCAGGAATGGAGCCGTTAACATCTTTTAAACAGATCTGACCTGGTCCTGGTGCAGAGACTTCCCCAGGGGGCAAGAGGTTAATGCATCTTAACGCTGCCAATGAGCTGTCAGCGGGGTGTCCTAGAATGTAGATTAAATGTTAATTTGAGTGCTTAAAGACCCCCTACGATGAAAATCAACATTTGTTTGGGTGTCCTTATGGGTTTTTTAAATGCTGGAAGAAGCATCATGAGTGTAACAAGTGGTGagggcacacctgtgcactaatcatggtgtctaatcagcatcttgatatggcacacctgtgaggtgggatggattatctcagcaaaggagaagtgctcactatcacaggtttagacagatttgtgaacaatatttgagagaaatggtgatattgtgtatgtggaaaaagttttagatctttgagttcatctcataaaaaatgggagcaaaaacaaaaatgttgcgtttatgtttttgttgagtgtagctTCTGGTTCCAATGTTCTAACTGTCCATTGTGTAGCATAGAagagttttacagtgttttcagagttataggtgagctggtgtgctggagtTGCAGCGATTGACAGAGGGATGAGTGGAGACGCTGCACTTTGTAGAGAAATGACACTGCAGAGTTAAACTTATGCCATGTTAAGGCAGgaatggattattttcatggaagcAACACATTACAAAAAGAGTTTTTAGAGGTCTAATCAGCAACAAGACAACTCCATCAGCTTCATACAAGCACCTTTGTGAAGCTGCTAACAGTGGTGCTTTGACCAAAATGCTAATATAAGACGACAGTGCTAACAAGCTGTGTACTTATTGCCTTTAAATGTGCTTCTGTTCATGAGAAAAGTCTTCCTCTCTTGGTTTTGTGAATGGTTTCTGAAACCTCAGTTTACAGGTTGTGCCTTATTTGCCAATGTTTTCAGAAACGCAGACTTCAGGTATCAGTCTACTCCTTTTTGCCACGCATTTCACGTTGTTAGCTCACTTTCTGCTTTCTACATGCTAATGCTCCCTTGACTAAGGGAAACTGCAACAACCTCCAAACAGTTTTGAAGAAGATTCGACTCGTGCAATAAGGCAGACCGGCCAAAATTCCATCAAAACACTTTTGCGGATCACTGTATCCTGGGCTTTGCTCCACCCAAGACAACTGTGATCGGTATAAAGCGATACAAACCAGCCAgatagcagaatgataatgagggaCAGCAGACCATTTTCTAGCTCTGAAACAGCACTGTGGATATACCTGGATATTAAaatacacttttattttttattaattttagctATAAAGAGTTTTTCTGCATGATTTTATAATGTCTGAGGAGAATAATAATATTGGTGGCCTGTTTGTTAGCACTGGTTGCTCCTACACAAGAACAGCAGCATCCATTTTCTCAACAGTGTTCTCAAGACATGTGACCAACTACTTAAACGCCAAGCATTTGTTGTACACGACCCATGTCATAGCCACAGACTGTTCATAAAGATGAAGAGCAGTTTCGAAGCTCATGAACTCTATGGGGCGGGACATGTACGGTTCTGTGAACTTCAAAGCAGTCACAACATTTATTACACACAACTTTAAGTTTTAATACAATTTACACAGGTGCATTATGTAAAAATTCACCCCTATGCTGTTGTAATGAACAGGGAGACTTTCTCACATCTGAATAATTTGACGTGGTTTTGGTGCAGAACATTACATGCTGATGAGTAGAAAATGTTTGAAGCAGcataaactgattttaaaaagcaaatgttgCAAGTCAGATGGTGCAAATGTAAGTAAATGTTCACGGTGGACAGGAATGTGCAAATTGGGTCTCTGGGAAACTATAATGAGCATTCTTactatttttgacattttgtacaCTAAAGCTTACATTTTTAAGTCTAATTATGTTGTTATACCCTTAGGCAAAGCTTAATCACCTCCTCACTCCTGCTTCTTTTACTCcttagtttttatttcctgGCTGGATTCATGATTCTGTTATTTGGTCCCATATGCACCTCAGAAAAAGTCAAGATAATGAAGCTAAATGTTACTCTTTGATGTAacttgaaatgacacaaagacatgATAAAAGGTTTGTCCTGAAGACGGCCTGGCTTCATTAAGGTTTCAGCACACAAACCAGCGATCCAGCAGCGACAGCCGACTGGAACGAAGCTTGTTATTAACATAATTAGTTCGAGTCATGTTTGACAAGTTTAAATGGCAGCGCTGAGGAAAAGGTCTTTATCTGAGAGCTAAAAGGTGTCATGTAGCTCATTGAGGTGAAAGCTGCAGTCAGTCATCTGTGAAACATGACTTTAGTGAAGCTGTCTGCTGTCTGGAGGGGGTCtaggaaaagagaaaatgaagcagagGTGTTGTGATTTTCAACAGTTAGATGTAAAATAATGCACATATCTACACTCATTTAATTTTGACTCATACATGTTGTTGAATATGATGTTTTAGCCCACTAAGGATGGTAATTTTGATTTTTCACAGAAGTCAAATGaagataaagttaaaaaaaaaataagagtaagataaacaaaaacactgcttgggctcaaaaaaaaacaaaaaaaaaacattaatgcaGCAGTTTGCATCAATCTATTTGATTTATGATAATTAGCCTTTTCTCTTTAATCAAAGTATTGATAATTAATGCTCACTGGTTTGCATATAAGCCTTTAAGTTAATTAAATGAATCATGAACACAACCAACAACATTtgcatcagtgtttttatgtgatggaaacttctaatgaaattatgttcaaccagcaaacaatattaaattaaagaaattaGCTTTTTCTCTACAATCAAAGTTGAGATATGATTAACTTTTTTGATCCCTGCAGGGGAAATTCACAAAGATGTTTTTGATAACACGACAAATTCATTTGTTATGACTACTATTATCGTATTATTTAAACAGAACTTTTGTGTGGCATGTACTCAGTTTTCATAACTATGAGCTCAATTTTGTAAGttgataaacattttaaaatttaagttAATCCAATTAGATTTTCCTCAGTAGCTATTGGCTTTTTCATGTCTTTCTCCAAATGGTCCGTTAAAgtacggcggcccgcgggcgggccgttttttttatcggtatacgctttttttaaaatagaaggacactgcaaacacgattatacaaacactatacacacatagaaagctgagattctcatgaatccgccggtataaaccactttcagatgtgattaccacagcgggtaatataaacacatttatccaacaaacaacaagtcaagtaaacgtgcacagctcacctgtcgacgcagtttggacgctcgtttctggtcataaaagaagataatccacaaaaaccggccagaacccaagcttagccatccagaggaaacaatccagtataatactttggccaaaacatgtctcgaaataggtaaaaaatccagaaaacgatcggctccgtgcgcgtgcacgcggcgcgtggtggcgctgtgcgtttcatattcactgcatctttctattataactttatcatacacggtcctattttctttgttcgcgattcaaaatggatactggaggcttctcgaccgcttcaaaccggacttcaaccaatcaggtgactcgtttccgcctacttcggcgatttagccaaccatggccgagtctgacagatatcgattacatcacttgattgacttgtttctcagcaaatcacgccggaggaaacgttagattgacaggcctggtagccaatgagcttgctgaatggcttgcctataaatcccgcctctgccagcggctttatatgatatttcattcgtgagctccggggtccacctgctgtttctctgtattcctctcaatctgtgtgtgtgatcgacactgaagcctatctgaagtgattttttgagttctttatgagtttttggaatgaaaatgaagtggaaaatgaagtgaaaaggaatttataccattctgtagagagtgtgcacagtgtataaagagtgtatccaacattgacaggggcggagcatatcagtacaaatacatgtgtgaaacactcatttcttgtagtattgctctgaaattttgacctgaactatgtaagaccccaggcttttgcaatattgtgttttcaagctgttgcagtgctgccacactgattttcaggtgttttattagggaaaaaatgtaggcgagaaaaaaaattcatcctaattcagtgtgttccaacatacataactctgtgccagtagcacctagagtaattctgactgcactgggtgaaaattcaggttgtcagctttcaaatgagaccccaaccatgcatgtactccaaacagttcaagaacagcattcaatttactttctgtacatcttcagtagaaatttcgggcggaaattgaccAAACCTTAAAGGGTTGGAGTTAATTtcaattactttaaaaaaaaatcataaaaattaaGTTGCTCCAACTAGTTTTTCCACGTTTCTTGAATGCAATTTTTGTATGGTACACATTCAGTTTGCATAATCATGAACACAAATTTCTAcgttggcaaatttttaaaaataagttgCACCATTGATAAGTTGATAAGAGAAATTCTGAaatgaaagtgaagaaaaatagcctagccgcgctagacaacccacggcaacgaatttaattctctgccagggtggctctagttaccctccataaggctcgaggctggattctcctaaaactggccggaccaatcaccatgaagtgtagagttagaaggtgggcgtaacgaagtgatgacagaggcgtgacgattctgacagaaacaaccggcgtacaataaacagttatctttcgactcggctttggccacagcccttaaagatttgaagctaaaattcaacttgaaagataaacaaaggacggcactgaagtgtttcattgagaagaaagacgtatttggacttataccgacgggatatggcaaatccttaatataccagttggctccgcggctccgctggttgggaagctaatgggacttagccacaatccgccggtgctctcggaactacgtcagcctattcgttgcgttgattggttgtatacctacccaattgctgcagagggatttgatagacaaccttttagcccgcctccctccctgtcgagcttccctagacccttgtgccgtcagaaacatgggtgtagcatggctaggctagaagAAAAGTGTAGCTATAAAGACAATTTCATAAAGTTACCTGAACTTGAATTTAGTTCTGTCAATTaaagcagaaatttgagttCAAATTATGCACAATATTAACTTTATGCAACATTATTTTGTCAACTGAactctttaaaatgtttgctgatGAAAAGGCTTGTCTAATTTCATTTAGTAGAGGGAACAGGTTCCTTCAGTGACTTTTGAGTGTGTACAACTAAAGTACATAATCAATTATTTCTTAATCCCAGCAAGGAAAATTATACTTGAGGAAGTTTCTTCATGTTCCAAGAGGAAGATCATTATAAAAACTCTGCAGTTTTTATTTCCATCAGTTTTACGTTGTGATGCTGTCGTCTCCTCAGGTTGTCCTGCAGAATCTGTTGATGTGCATGATCTGCTTCTACTCTCTCTACTACATCGTGGTCAGCGTCTGCATCGGCCTGCTCAGgtaaaactacagtaaaaatgCCTGCCGATAAACACAGATTTATGTCAGACAGACGTGCTCAGTCAGTGTTTGATAACTTTACCATCTTTTCTTCCATCTTCAGGGTTCATGAGGTCAACAGTTTGTTGGCTCCGTTCGACTACACGACTCAACCATCATGGCAGAACCCAAAATACCTCGGTGAGCCCAGCAGTGGAAGGCAGTCAGGAACGTTTCCTCAAGAACGTTTCCTCAAGTACTGCACAGATTTAAGTTTGGGCAAAGCAAATATATAAGTTAACTTTCCCGAGCATGATGCAACACAAACAGTTCATTTGAGAGGAATGAaacaatttaaatacagtagagttaacttaaaatttaaatgaataagGACTGATAATAAAAAGCAGATGACTTTTTAGTATTTTAATAgccattttcatttattaataagTCAGAAAATACAAGCAGATAtagatttttgtcaaatatggtAGCACAGATTCATTGGCTTTACTGGCCCCTTAAAGGCCCTTTAAAGCAGGAGTAACAATGTGAAACTGAACTTTGAGCtgctaaatgactgaaaagatAGGAATGTAATGTgcaattttcttcttttatagtTGGTTTTATGCTTCTTTTAGTTAATACTTGATACAATTTTTCCATGAAATCACTCCTATTATTCCCGTGTTTGCCCTAAAAAGCTAACAGGGTGACTTCACTTCTAATATTATACTTTAAATTAAACCAACTAGACAACAACATGTTCAGCACCACAGCTGACCTGAATCAGCTGCTTTAAAGGCAAATATACAGTAACTAGTGATGGATATTTGGTACAAGATGAAGAAATCAAAACTTATCATTGCGGATTTTTCTGATTCTACGTGTTTTGACATAAACTGAAAGACTGAGAGATTTCTTCTATGTAATTAAATATGCCCCTTCTcataataaacaaacagaatcttctttttctttttctccatgCCTCCAGTTGGAGTGGTCTCCACAGAAGTGACCTATATTCTGGGAGGCCTGGTGTTCGCCTGGATCGTGGAGGAGTGGGTTTGGGATTACGCCATAACTGTCACACTGCTGCACATCGCCATGACAGtggcaggtaaacacacacgcacacacacgcagaaaGTGGATCAATAGAGTGGAACAGCTGATGGGATTAGAGCTTGCTGCTTATGTAACTGGATCTGGTGGCTGCAGTTCAAatacacaaactgctgctgtccATCTGTACGTCCACCCAGCTGAATTAAAGTTTGCACACATAAAAATATGTCCATTTACTTTTGATTAAAGTAAAATGCAAGTGTCTGtcacattttaatcacagtaCCTTGGTGCATTTTTGCAGTGATGTCAGAATTGCCTTCAGCTGAGGAATGGTGGATGGTTCTGGgtaagatttttattttcctctttataAATATGGTTTcttatctgtctttttttttttgcagagcaTTAAAAAACACTCCTTTTTCTCAATATCTGATCAATTTATACCTTTTTCCTCTTTCCAGATTTACTGTAAGTCACTTCCAACATGCCTCCAGGATTTAGGCTACATCCACATGAACgcattttcatttcaaacagtGTTTTGTACAAAGACTTTATATATGAAAGCAATCCGGATGACTGTTTTGAAGCTTCAAGTTCGAAATTTTGGCTGTTGCTATCTTAAAACCTGACACAATGCGCAAAGGTTAGATTTGATTTGAGAACCCTAGAACTTGCATTGTTGTATGGTTCAAAGCTGTTGGTCACATAGTATTCTTGTTTTTAGTACCCCTAAAAACAAATCCTATAATATTCTTATTTGTCTACTTCTAGCTTCTTAAATGCAGATATTTTCTGATGTCTttgctcctctgtgacagtaaattgaatatatttgggttgaggacaaaacaagacacaatttTCTGACTTATATAGACCAAATAGCTAATTGTTTAATTGGATAGATAATCAACAGATTCACTCattgacaatgaaaataatctttttttttttgcagctagAAGCTGCAATTTTGCAGAAAAACCTTTGTTTCAGGACTATACAACTCTGGAATAGCATAGACACTGGGTGTACATACAGCAGAAGTTATGGGTTTTATCATAAATATGTGTTACTGTGGAGGTAGCCTCTGGTGCTGCAGACAGATTGTCTTGTCGGAGGATGGTTGGGTAAAAATCATTGATATTTATGTATAAACTGCTTCCTAATTGGTCAGTGAATAAGGATGTGAGGAAGACAAAAGTTGGGAGCCCGCAAACCTTTGTTAATTTCTCCATTTTCcttgtgtgtttatttacttCCTCTCCCTGCAGGTTCAGGCCTGGCGATGATGATAATCGGAGGACAACTTCTCGCCTACAAACTCTTCAGGAGCAACTTTGTGTATCCAGCTGAACTACAGAACTTCTAATGACAACGACAAAATCATTTAACTGGTTCATCTCAGGTCTCTgtttctggtaaaaaaaaaaaaaacactaaatcatGTCTACCAAGCTTATATACaaacatatatttatattttctataAAGCAACCACGAGGCAGACTTTGTTTTTTCACCAGATAACTCTGTTCATTAGCTGACCCTACCTTGTACAAATCACCCTCCTTTGTCTAACACTGTTTTTGTAACATATTCTGTacagtttaaatattttttgtattctttCTTTATCCTCATACTATTGGAAACTGAACAATAGAAAAGATTCTGCAGTGATGAGTTAAATTACACGACAGATTTGTGTGTAGTTTAGCTGTAAATTACTAGACAACAAGAAAATACCAAAGCGGTTTATTTCATGCTAAGTTACTGTGAAAAGTTCCGATGTACATcacaaatatacattttattgtTGGTCAGTTATGTTAGTTCAGACATATTTGCATTAAAGATTTTAAGCATGAAGCTTGTTTTATATGTGTCTGTCTTGTTTGTCCACTGTGAAAGTTAACAAACAAATGAGCTCAACATGCAATACATGTGGGAACAGGAATATAGTGAACATGTACATATACACGGTTCAAATGATTGGCATATgtgtttttgcttatttaatACATCAGTTTAAAAGCATTGAGCTACCTTTGCCATTTATAGCAATTCAAATAATTGCAGCACATTATGTAGACTGTATTTGTGCATCCCAAAGATCTTggatatttatatttgtttattctCGATATGTGTTCTGACATATTGCGGATGGATTCTGAGTGTTGGcctatttaaaaagcaaaactgtgacattttgatgtttttaaagtgaagGTAAGCAATAAGTAGTTGTAAAATTGCACATCTATAAGAACAGACAGGCAGACTCACTCCAAACcagattttaaacatttttatcaagAACTGTAAATACGGCACCTCAATAAAAGACCTTAAAAACAGGAAGGCAGCTAAAACTAATTATATATTCAACAAATTGCTTCTTGACCCATGATGTTCTTAATTCATCAAGAATTCaatattttcccttttctttaaatattttagtcTATGTGTCCCTGGTATGAACACCTCCCTTTGTATATATTCTTAGTATACATACAttctctaaaataaaaaaatacaataaaaaagaagTCAGTTCTTCatatcattattttttctttcatgaaGTAGCATCTAATTCACTGGTAggtttagtttttaaattaaccaagtaa includes the following:
- the tmem244 gene encoding transmembrane protein 244 isoform X1, which codes for MLLDYCCRCCGFTLIKRHGPLSLKTTPSDTCVVLQNLLMCMICFYSLYYIVVSVCIGLLRVHEVNSLLAPFDYTTQPSWQNPKYLVGVVSTEVTYILGGLVFAWIVEEWVWDYAITVTLLHIAMTVAVMSELPSAEEWWMVLGSGLAMMIIGGQLLAYKLFRSNFVYPAELQNF
- the tmem244 gene encoding transmembrane protein 244 isoform X2 encodes the protein MMHLAQSVPFVLQTALEVVLQNLLMCMICFYSLYYIVVSVCIGLLRVHEVNSLLAPFDYTTQPSWQNPKYLVGVVSTEVTYILGGLVFAWIVEEWVWDYAITVTLLHIAMTVAVMSELPSAEEWWMVLGSGLAMMIIGGQLLAYKLFRSNFVYPAELQNF